Proteins encoded by one window of Streptacidiphilus sp. PB12-B1b:
- a CDS encoding 5-dehydro-4-deoxyglucarate dehydratase, with the protein MDLPAALVPPLSFPLTPFTDDDRFAADVFAAHVDQQIAAGTSAVFVACGTGEFTALGRDEYREVLGVAVRTAAGRVPVFAGAGGGPAAARACLADAADCGAEGVLLLPPYLVSSTPRGVLGHIRYVVHDSPLPVIVYQRANARLDPATALALLDLEQVVGLKDGLGDIEHMQRIVATVRTSGHPRAAGFAFLNGLPTAELSARAYRAIGVGSYSSAVHAFAPDLAHAFARALDSGDDARVDALLAAFLLPLADLRDTVPGYAVSLVKAGARLEGIPVGPVRPPLVEALPEHVEQLARIIAAGRAVLA; encoded by the coding sequence ATGGATCTGCCCGCCGCCCTGGTCCCACCGCTCTCCTTCCCGCTCACCCCGTTCACCGACGACGACCGGTTCGCCGCGGACGTCTTCGCCGCCCACGTCGACCAGCAGATCGCCGCCGGGACCAGCGCGGTCTTCGTCGCCTGCGGCACCGGCGAGTTCACCGCCCTCGGCCGGGACGAGTACCGCGAGGTCCTCGGCGTCGCGGTGAGGACCGCCGCCGGGCGGGTCCCGGTCTTCGCCGGGGCGGGCGGCGGCCCGGCCGCCGCCCGCGCGTGCCTGGCCGACGCCGCCGACTGCGGCGCCGAGGGCGTCCTGCTGCTGCCGCCCTACCTGGTCAGCTCCACCCCCCGGGGCGTGCTCGGCCACATCCGCTACGTCGTCCACGACAGCCCGCTGCCGGTGATCGTCTACCAGCGGGCCAACGCCCGGCTGGACCCGGCCACCGCGCTGGCGCTGCTCGACCTGGAGCAGGTGGTCGGGCTCAAGGACGGCCTCGGCGACATCGAGCACATGCAGCGGATCGTCGCCACCGTCCGCACCAGCGGCCACCCCCGGGCCGCCGGCTTCGCCTTCCTCAACGGCCTGCCCACCGCCGAGCTCTCCGCCCGCGCCTACCGGGCCATCGGCGTCGGCAGCTACTCCTCCGCCGTGCACGCCTTCGCCCCCGACCTGGCGCACGCCTTCGCCCGGGCCCTGGACTCCGGCGACGACGCCCGGGTGGACGCCCTGCTCGCCGCCTTCCTGCTGCCTCTCGCCGACCTGCGCGACACCGTCCCCGGCTACGCCGTCTCGCTGGTCAAGGCCGGCGCCCGGCTGGAGGGCATCCCGGTCGGACCGGTGCGGCCGCCGCTGGTCGAGGCGCTGCCCGAGCACGTCGAGCAGCTGGCCCGGATCATCGCCGCGGGCCGGGCGGTCCTCGCATGA
- a CDS encoding glucarate dehydratase family protein, with protein MRIRQVTVTPVAFRDPPLLNAVGVHEPYALRSVVQLHCDDGIVGLGESYGDDAFLALLDAAARAVVGLDVFHLGLIQRAVGAAVGGGAFADSHGLTGGSSTSKTVLSVFAAFEVACLDAQGKAVGRPVADLLGGAVRDSVPFSAYLFYKWAGHPGAAEDAWGEALDPDAVVGQARRMIDRYGFGAVKLKGGVLPPEEEIEAVLALRAAFPELPLRLDPNAAWSVPTALRVAERLDGVLEYLEDPVAGIAPMAEVARQAPMPLATNMCVVAPEHLAPAMRQRAVGVLLSDHHYWGGLRHTQQLSGLCADFGVGLSMHSNSHLGISLAAMVQVAAATEHLTYACDTHWPWKPEDEDVIVPGALEFSGGAVAVPDAPGLGVELDPDALARLHELYLRCGLRRRDDTGYMRSFVPDFRPRPPGW; from the coding sequence ATGAGGATCCGCCAGGTCACCGTCACCCCCGTCGCCTTCCGCGATCCGCCGCTGCTCAACGCCGTCGGCGTGCACGAGCCCTACGCCCTGCGCAGCGTCGTCCAGCTGCACTGCGACGACGGCATCGTCGGCCTCGGCGAGTCCTACGGCGACGACGCCTTCCTGGCGCTGCTGGACGCCGCCGCCCGGGCCGTCGTCGGGCTGGACGTCTTCCATCTCGGCCTGATCCAGCGGGCCGTCGGCGCCGCTGTCGGCGGCGGGGCCTTCGCCGACAGCCACGGCCTGACCGGCGGCAGCTCCACCAGCAAGACCGTGCTGTCGGTGTTCGCCGCCTTCGAGGTCGCCTGCCTCGACGCCCAGGGCAAGGCCGTCGGCCGCCCGGTCGCCGACCTGCTCGGCGGGGCGGTGCGCGACAGCGTGCCGTTCTCCGCCTACCTGTTCTACAAGTGGGCCGGGCACCCGGGCGCGGCCGAGGACGCCTGGGGCGAGGCGCTGGACCCGGACGCCGTCGTCGGCCAGGCCCGCCGCATGATCGACCGTTACGGCTTCGGCGCGGTCAAGCTGAAGGGCGGGGTGCTGCCCCCGGAGGAGGAGATCGAGGCAGTGCTGGCGCTGCGCGCCGCCTTCCCCGAACTGCCGCTGCGGCTCGACCCCAACGCCGCCTGGAGCGTCCCCACCGCGCTGAGGGTCGCCGAGCGGCTGGACGGCGTCCTGGAGTACCTGGAGGACCCGGTCGCCGGCATCGCCCCGATGGCGGAGGTCGCCCGGCAGGCGCCCATGCCGCTGGCGACCAACATGTGCGTGGTCGCGCCCGAGCACCTCGCCCCGGCGATGCGGCAGCGGGCCGTCGGGGTGCTGCTCTCCGACCACCACTACTGGGGCGGGCTGCGCCACACCCAGCAGCTCTCCGGGCTGTGCGCGGACTTCGGGGTGGGGCTGTCCATGCACTCCAACAGCCACCTCGGGATCAGCCTGGCCGCCATGGTCCAGGTCGCGGCCGCCACCGAGCACCTCACGTACGCCTGCGACACCCACTGGCCCTGGAAGCCCGAGGACGAGGACGTCATCGTCCCCGGCGCACTGGAGTTCAGCGGCGGCGCGGTCGCCGTGCCGGACGCCCCCGGCCTCGGCGTGGAGCTCGACCCGGACGCCCTGGCCCGGCTGCACGAGCTGTACCTGCGCTGCGGGCTGCGCCGCCGGGACGACACCGGCTACATGCGGAGCTTCGTGCCCGACTTCCGGCCCAGGCCGCCGGGCTGGTGA
- a CDS encoding tyrosine-protein phosphatase codes for MSESQTMHDQTHQPEGPARSLGLHGAANARDLGGYRTADGRTVRTGAALRGDALHRLSDADLETLTALGIRQVVDLRGLNEVRENGSDRLPGLDPEQVAAVELTDGATSIDAGPVRLVHLPVYSPEHDVYVALREVLSVQDAAAQHALLGDGGGERLMSEMYRWFVTDPVIRSRFAQTVRLLADPDGTPLLFHCTAGKDRTGWTAAVLLTALGVDRDTVYQDYLVTNERSAPTVARIMAAFTRNKVLEDPSLMLPVIRAEESYLDAAFAAVAEGWPSFDAFLADGLGLDAGTLAALRKNLLVD; via the coding sequence GTGAGCGAGTCGCAGACCATGCACGACCAGACGCACCAACCCGAGGGGCCCGCGCGCAGCCTCGGCCTGCACGGCGCGGCCAACGCCCGGGACCTGGGCGGCTACCGCACCGCCGACGGCCGGACCGTCCGGACCGGCGCGGCCCTGCGCGGGGACGCCCTGCACCGGCTCAGCGACGCCGACCTGGAGACCCTCACCGCGCTCGGCATACGCCAGGTGGTGGACCTGCGCGGGCTGAACGAGGTCCGGGAGAACGGCAGCGACCGGCTGCCCGGGCTCGACCCGGAGCAGGTCGCCGCGGTGGAGCTGACCGACGGCGCCACCAGCATCGACGCCGGACCGGTCCGGCTGGTCCACCTGCCGGTGTACTCGCCCGAGCACGACGTCTACGTCGCCCTGCGCGAGGTCCTCTCGGTCCAGGACGCCGCCGCGCAGCACGCCCTGCTCGGGGACGGCGGCGGCGAGCGGCTGATGTCGGAGATGTACCGCTGGTTCGTGACCGACCCGGTGATCCGCTCGCGCTTCGCGCAGACCGTCCGGCTGCTGGCCGACCCCGACGGCACCCCGCTGCTGTTCCACTGCACGGCGGGCAAGGACCGCACCGGCTGGACGGCCGCCGTCCTGCTCACCGCCCTGGGCGTGGACCGGGACACGGTCTACCAGGACTACCTGGTCACCAACGAGCGCTCGGCGCCCACGGTGGCGCGGATCATGGCGGCGTTCACCAGGAACAAGGTGCTGGAGGACCCGTCGCTGATGCTGCCGGTCATCCGGGCGGAGGAGTCCTACCTCGACGCCGCGTTCGCGGCCGTGGCGGAGGGCTGGCCCAGCTTCGACGCCTTCCTCGCCGACGGCCTGGGCCTGGATGCCGGGACGCTGGCGGCGCTGCGGAAGAACCTGCTCGTCGACTGA
- a CDS encoding RNA polymerase sigma factor SigF has product MTATATATILTAPVPAAEAPAPAPDAAPAAPERDGLDTRTLSRSLFQRFATLTPESDDYTYVRDTLIELNLPLVRYAAARFRSRNEPMEDIIQVGTIGLIKAIDRFDNERGVEFPTFAMPTIIGEIKRFFRDTSWSVRVPRRLQELRLSLTRAGDELAQKLDRSPTVAELAACLGVSEEDVVEGLAVGNAYTASSLDTAPTDEDGDGPLAERLGYEDAAMEGVEYRESLKPLLARLPARERRIIMLRFFGNMTQSQIGEEIGISQMHVSRLLTRTLATLREGLIAEA; this is encoded by the coding sequence GTGACCGCGACCGCGACCGCGACGATCCTGACCGCACCGGTCCCCGCGGCCGAGGCCCCGGCGCCCGCGCCGGACGCCGCGCCGGCCGCGCCCGAGCGCGACGGGCTCGACACCCGCACCCTCTCCCGCTCGCTGTTCCAGCGCTTCGCCACGCTGACCCCGGAGTCCGACGACTACACCTACGTCCGTGACACCCTGATCGAGCTGAACCTCCCCCTGGTGCGCTACGCCGCGGCCCGCTTCCGCAGCCGCAACGAGCCCATGGAGGACATCATCCAGGTCGGCACGATCGGCCTGATCAAGGCCATCGACCGGTTCGACAACGAGCGCGGCGTCGAGTTCCCGACCTTCGCCATGCCCACCATCATCGGCGAGATCAAGCGCTTCTTCCGCGACACCAGCTGGTCGGTGCGCGTGCCCCGGCGGCTGCAGGAGCTCCGGCTGTCGCTCACCCGGGCCGGGGACGAGCTGGCCCAGAAGCTCGACCGCTCGCCCACCGTCGCCGAGCTCGCGGCCTGCCTCGGGGTCAGCGAGGAGGACGTCGTCGAGGGCCTGGCCGTCGGCAACGCCTACACCGCCAGCTCGCTGGACACCGCCCCCACCGACGAGGACGGCGACGGCCCGCTCGCCGAGCGGCTCGGCTACGAGGACGCCGCCATGGAGGGCGTCGAGTACCGCGAGTCGCTGAAGCCGCTGCTCGCCCGGCTGCCCGCACGCGAGCGGCGGATCATCATGCTGCGCTTCTTCGGCAACATGACCCAGTCGCAGATCGGCGAGGAGATCGGCATCTCGCAGATGCACGTCTCCCGGCTGCTCACCCGCACCCTGGCCACGCTCCGCGAAGGCCTGATCGCGGAGGCGTGA
- a CDS encoding RNA polymerase sigma factor SigF, which translates to MPLTGAPRGGVSVQAQGSAKDEGDAPAPPTPVDQSRVDVRTLTRVLFERLAELPVGTPERERVRAALIEVNLPLVRYAAARFRGRSEPMEDVVQVGTIGLINAIDRFDPTRGVQFPTYALPTILGEIKRYFRDNVRTMHVPRRLQELWVQVSAAMEDLTVAHGRMPKVPEIAANLRIPEEDVRACLDAGRAYNATSLEAAQEHDGGLALLDRLGYEDATLTHVEHRDMVRHLLVQLPERERQIVMLRFFGNLTQSQISTELGMSQMHVSRLLARIFTRLRNSNSWEL; encoded by the coding sequence TTGCCCCTCACGGGAGCTCCGAGGGGTGGCGTGTCGGTGCAGGCACAGGGGAGTGCAAAGGACGAGGGTGACGCACCCGCGCCCCCCACCCCCGTCGACCAGTCCCGGGTGGACGTTCGAACCCTCACCCGCGTGCTGTTCGAACGCCTGGCCGAGCTGCCCGTCGGCACCCCCGAGCGCGAGCGGGTCCGGGCCGCGCTGATCGAGGTGAACCTGCCGCTGGTCCGCTACGCCGCAGCCCGCTTCCGGGGCCGCAGCGAGCCGATGGAGGACGTCGTCCAGGTCGGCACGATCGGGCTGATCAACGCCATCGACCGGTTCGACCCCACCCGCGGCGTGCAGTTCCCGACGTACGCCCTGCCGACGATCCTCGGCGAGATCAAGCGCTACTTCCGCGACAACGTCCGCACCATGCACGTGCCCCGGCGGCTGCAGGAGCTGTGGGTGCAGGTCAGCGCGGCCATGGAGGACCTCACCGTGGCCCACGGCCGGATGCCCAAGGTCCCGGAGATCGCCGCCAACCTGCGCATCCCCGAGGAGGACGTCCGGGCCTGCCTGGACGCCGGGCGGGCCTACAACGCGACCTCGCTGGAGGCCGCCCAGGAGCACGACGGCGGGCTGGCGCTGCTCGACCGGCTCGGCTACGAGGACGCGACGCTCACCCATGTGGAGCATCGGGACATGGTCCGTCATCTGCTCGTGCAGCTGCCCGAGCGGGAGCGGCAGATCGTCATGCTGCGCTTCTTCGGCAACCTGACGCAGTCCCAGATCAGCACCGAGCTGGGAATGTCGCAAATGCATGTATCTCGCTTGCTGGCAAGGATCTTTACCCGCCTGCGCAACAGCAACTCCTGGGAGCTCTAG
- a CDS encoding Dabb family protein, with translation MIRHLVLFKLNEGVAKDDPRAAEGARAFAELGGAIPQLREWECGWNLSDRDIAYDFAINSAVDDAEALQSYLAHPAHQAAVALWKTIATWVIADLAV, from the coding sequence ATGATCCGCCACCTGGTCCTGTTCAAGCTGAACGAGGGCGTCGCCAAGGACGACCCGCGCGCCGCCGAGGGCGCCCGGGCCTTCGCCGAGCTGGGCGGCGCCATCCCGCAGCTGCGCGAGTGGGAGTGCGGCTGGAACCTGAGCGACCGCGACATCGCCTACGACTTCGCCATCAACAGCGCGGTGGACGACGCCGAGGCGCTGCAGTCGTACCTCGCCCACCCCGCGCACCAGGCCGCGGTCGCGCTCTGGAAGACCATCGCCACCTGGGTCATCGCCGACCTGGCGGTCTGA
- a CDS encoding excinuclease ABC subunit UvrA has product MATRKDRQSPAPHAADSHDLIRVHGARENNLKDVSVELPKRRLTVFTGVSGSGKSSLVFSTIAAESQRLINETYSAFVQGFMPSLGRPEVDVLEGLTTAIIVDQQRMGADARSTVGTATDANAMLRILFSRLGQPHIGSPNAFAFNVPSVRASGAITVERGGSRTVKQTFNRTGGMCPRCEGLGKVSDIDLTQLFDDSKSLAEGAITVPGYSVDGHWTVRIFTESGFLDPDKPIRRYTKTEMRDFLHREPTKVKVNGINLTYEGLIPKIQRSFLSKDREALQPHIRAFVDRAVTFTDCPECGGTRLAEAARSSRIGGVNIADACAMQITDLAEWIRGLQQPSVAPLLTALGQTLDSFVEIGLGYLSLDRPSGTLSGGEAQRVKMIRHLGSSLTDVTYVFDEPTTGLHPHDISRMNGLLLRLREKGNTVLVVEHKPEVIGIADHVVDLGPGAGAAGGSVCYEGGVEGLRASGTVTGRHLDDRAAVKETVRTPTGVLEIRGATTNNLRDVDVDVPLGVLVVVTGVAGSGKSSLVHGSLVADAAAGGTGSAAAGAGAAGVVSVDQSPIRGSRRSNPATYSGLLDPIRKAFAKANGVKPALFSANSEGACPTCNGAGVIFTDLAMMAGVASTCEDCEGKRFEASVLDYHLGGRDISEVLAMSVAEAEEFFGAGEARTPAAHAVLRRLADVGLGYLTLGQPLTTLSGGERQRLKLATHMAEKGGVYVLDEPTAGLHLADVEQLLGLLDRLVDSGKSVIVVEHHQAVMAHADWIIDLGPGAGHDGGRVVFEGTPAELVADRSTLTGHHLAAYVGA; this is encoded by the coding sequence ATGGCCACCAGGAAGGACAGGCAGTCGCCTGCGCCGCACGCCGCCGACAGCCACGACCTGATCCGCGTGCACGGCGCGCGCGAGAACAACCTCAAGGACGTCAGCGTCGAGCTGCCGAAGCGCCGGCTGACGGTGTTCACCGGCGTCTCCGGCTCGGGCAAGAGCTCCCTGGTGTTCAGCACCATCGCCGCCGAGTCGCAGCGGCTGATCAACGAGACGTACAGCGCCTTCGTCCAGGGCTTCATGCCCTCGCTGGGGCGGCCCGAGGTGGACGTCCTCGAGGGGCTGACCACCGCCATCATCGTGGACCAGCAGCGGATGGGCGCCGACGCCCGCTCCACGGTCGGCACCGCCACCGACGCCAACGCCATGCTGCGCATCCTGTTCAGCCGGCTGGGGCAGCCGCACATCGGCTCGCCCAACGCGTTCGCCTTCAACGTCCCCTCGGTCCGCGCCAGCGGCGCGATCACCGTGGAACGCGGCGGCAGCAGGACGGTGAAGCAGACCTTCAACCGCACCGGCGGCATGTGCCCGCGCTGCGAGGGCCTGGGCAAGGTCTCCGACATCGACCTCACCCAGCTGTTCGACGACTCCAAGTCGCTCGCCGAGGGCGCCATCACCGTCCCCGGCTACAGCGTGGACGGCCACTGGACGGTGCGGATCTTCACCGAGTCGGGCTTCCTGGACCCGGACAAGCCGATCCGCAGGTACACCAAGACCGAGATGCGGGACTTCCTGCACCGCGAGCCGACCAAGGTCAAGGTCAACGGCATCAACCTCACCTACGAGGGACTGATCCCGAAGATCCAGAGGTCGTTCCTGTCCAAGGACCGGGAGGCGCTGCAGCCGCACATCCGGGCGTTCGTGGACCGTGCGGTCACCTTCACCGACTGCCCCGAGTGCGGCGGCACCCGGCTCGCCGAGGCGGCCCGGTCGTCCCGGATCGGCGGCGTCAACATCGCCGACGCCTGCGCGATGCAGATCACCGACCTGGCCGAGTGGATCCGCGGCCTCCAGCAGCCTTCGGTGGCTCCGCTGCTGACGGCACTGGGGCAGACCCTGGACTCCTTCGTGGAGATCGGGCTCGGCTACCTCTCGCTCGACCGGCCCTCGGGCACGCTCTCCGGCGGCGAGGCGCAGCGGGTCAAGATGATCCGCCACCTGGGCTCCTCGCTCACCGACGTCACCTACGTCTTCGACGAGCCCACCACCGGCCTGCACCCGCACGACATCAGCCGGATGAACGGCCTGCTGCTGCGGCTGCGCGAGAAGGGCAACACGGTGCTGGTGGTGGAGCACAAGCCGGAGGTGATCGGGATCGCCGACCACGTCGTGGACCTCGGCCCCGGCGCCGGTGCGGCCGGCGGCAGCGTCTGCTACGAGGGCGGCGTGGAGGGGCTGCGGGCCAGCGGCACCGTCACCGGCCGCCACCTGGACGACCGGGCCGCCGTCAAGGAGACCGTGCGGACGCCCACCGGCGTCCTGGAGATCCGCGGCGCCACCACCAACAACCTGCGGGACGTGGACGTGGACGTGCCGCTCGGGGTGCTGGTGGTGGTCACCGGCGTGGCCGGCTCCGGCAAGAGCTCGCTGGTGCACGGCTCGCTGGTCGCCGACGCGGCGGCGGGCGGCACCGGCAGCGCGGCAGCGGGCGCGGGCGCCGCGGGGGTGGTGTCGGTCGACCAGAGCCCGATCCGCGGCTCGCGCCGCAGCAACCCGGCCACGTACAGCGGGCTGCTGGACCCGATCCGCAAGGCGTTCGCCAAGGCCAACGGCGTCAAGCCGGCCCTGTTCAGCGCCAACTCCGAGGGCGCTTGCCCCACCTGCAACGGCGCCGGGGTCATCTTCACCGACCTGGCGATGATGGCCGGCGTGGCCTCCACCTGCGAGGACTGCGAGGGCAAGCGGTTCGAGGCGTCGGTGCTGGACTACCACCTCGGTGGCCGCGACATCAGCGAGGTGCTCGCCATGTCGGTGGCCGAGGCGGAGGAGTTCTTCGGCGCCGGTGAGGCGCGCACCCCGGCCGCGCACGCCGTCCTGCGCCGGCTCGCCGACGTCGGACTGGGCTACCTGACCCTCGGCCAGCCGCTCACCACGCTGTCCGGCGGCGAGCGGCAGCGGCTCAAGCTGGCCACCCACATGGCCGAGAAGGGCGGCGTGTACGTCCTGGACGAGCCCACCGCCGGTCTGCACCTGGCCGACGTCGAGCAACTGCTGGGCCTGCTCGACCGGCTGGTCGACTCCGGCAAGTCGGTCATCGTGGTCGAGCACCACCAGGCGGTCATGGCGCACGCCGACTGGATCATCGACCTCGGCCCCGGCGCCGGCCACGATGGCGGCCGCGTCGTCTTCGAGGGCACTCCGGCCGAGCTGGTCGCCGACCGCTCCACCCTCACCGGCCACCACCTCGCCGCCTACGTCGGCGCCTGA
- a CDS encoding nucleoside deaminase, with protein MRTDPLRDKWAPAMRLALAEARLALPTGDVPVGAVVLGPDGAVVGRGHNEREALGDPTAHAEVQALRRAARHLAANPDSGRREGEWRLTGCTLVVTLEPCTMCAGAIVLSRVDRVVYGALDDKAGAAGSLWDVIRDRRLNHRPEVVSGVLAPDCAADLRAFFDDQRLPGHPRKPV; from the coding sequence ATGCGCACCGATCCGCTCCGCGACAAGTGGGCCCCGGCCATGCGACTGGCCCTGGCCGAGGCCCGGCTGGCCCTGCCCACCGGCGATGTGCCGGTGGGCGCGGTCGTGCTGGGCCCGGACGGGGCCGTCGTCGGCCGCGGCCACAACGAGCGCGAGGCCCTCGGCGACCCGACCGCCCACGCCGAGGTCCAGGCCCTGCGCCGGGCCGCCCGCCACCTCGCCGCGAACCCGGACAGCGGCCGCCGGGAGGGCGAGTGGCGGCTGACCGGCTGCACCCTCGTCGTCACGCTGGAGCCCTGCACCATGTGCGCGGGCGCCATCGTCCTCTCCCGGGTGGACCGCGTGGTCTACGGCGCCCTCGACGACAAGGCCGGCGCGGCCGGCTCGCTCTGGGACGTCATCCGCGACCGCCGCCTCAACCACCGCCCCGAGGTGGTCTCCGGCGTCCTCGCCCCCGACTGCGCGGCCGACCTCCGCGCGTTCTTCGACGACCAGCGCCTCCCCGGCCACCCCCGGAAACCCGTTTAG
- the upp gene encoding uracil phosphoribosyltransferase, translating to MRIHVLDHPLVAHKLSTLRDERTDSPTFRRLTDELVTLLAYEATRDVRTEQVEITTPVAVTTGVRLSYPRPLVVPILRAGLGMLDGMTRLLPTAEVGFLGMVRNEETLEASTYATRMPEDLSGRQVYILDPMLATGGTLVAAIRLLIERGADDVTAICLLAAPEGLAVLEKELAGMAVTLVTAAVDDHLNEHGYIVPGLGDAGDRLYGTAGD from the coding sequence ATGCGGATTCATGTCCTGGACCACCCCCTGGTGGCGCACAAGCTGTCCACGCTGCGCGACGAGCGCACCGACTCGCCGACCTTCCGTCGGCTCACGGACGAACTGGTCACCCTGCTCGCTTACGAGGCGACCCGGGACGTCCGCACCGAGCAGGTGGAGATCACCACCCCGGTCGCGGTCACCACCGGCGTCCGGCTGAGCTACCCGCGCCCGCTGGTGGTGCCGATCCTGCGGGCCGGGCTGGGGATGCTCGACGGCATGACCCGGCTGCTGCCGACGGCCGAGGTCGGCTTCCTCGGCATGGTGCGCAACGAGGAGACGCTGGAGGCGTCCACCTACGCCACCCGGATGCCCGAGGACCTCTCCGGCCGTCAGGTGTACATCCTGGATCCGATGCTGGCCACCGGCGGCACGCTGGTCGCCGCCATCCGGCTGCTGATCGAGCGCGGCGCGGACGACGTCACCGCCATCTGCCTGCTGGCCGCGCCCGAGGGGCTGGCCGTGCTGGAGAAGGAGCTGGCCGGGATGGCGGTGACGCTGGTCACGGCGGCCGTGGACGACCACCTGAACGAGCACGGCTACATCGTCCCCGGCCTCGGCGACGCGGGCGACCGCCTGTACGGGACGGCCGGGGACTGA
- a CDS encoding LytR C-terminal domain-containing protein, translating into MLTPPGLKGKQYRITGTAYPRLRRPRERRRHILIAVAGVLALSVLSWGTVQLVGIFSGARHTSAARNCVRAVGAAVPASGDGLVLPSAPASGRVSGTASGTPSGRASGAAAVSGAGAAAAGAGITVNVYNATNQAGLAGRTAALLRQRGFTIGTIGNAPAPLQNKVVGPAQVTGGAAGAKAMAVLRSEVTGAKPVTDQRKDATVDLVLGNAFTALATPAQAAQALALATAPSPAASAHC; encoded by the coding sequence ATGTTGACTCCACCTGGCCTCAAGGGAAAGCAGTACCGGATCACGGGCACTGCCTATCCACGGCTGCGACGTCCGCGCGAGCGGCGCCGCCACATCCTGATCGCGGTCGCCGGCGTGCTGGCGCTCTCCGTCCTCAGCTGGGGGACGGTGCAGCTGGTCGGCATCTTCAGCGGCGCCCGGCACACCTCGGCCGCCAGGAACTGCGTCCGGGCCGTCGGGGCGGCCGTCCCGGCCTCCGGCGACGGCCTGGTGCTGCCCTCGGCACCGGCCTCGGGCAGGGTGTCCGGCACGGCGTCCGGTACGCCGTCCGGCCGGGCGTCCGGCGCGGCGGCGGTCAGCGGGGCCGGTGCGGCCGCCGCGGGCGCCGGGATCACCGTCAACGTCTACAACGCGACCAACCAGGCCGGCCTGGCCGGGCGCACCGCCGCCCTGCTCAGGCAGCGCGGCTTCACCATCGGCACCATCGGCAACGCCCCGGCACCGCTGCAGAACAAGGTGGTCGGCCCGGCGCAGGTCACCGGCGGCGCGGCCGGGGCCAAGGCGATGGCCGTGCTGCGCTCCGAGGTGACCGGCGCCAAGCCGGTCACCGACCAGCGCAAGGACGCCACGGTGGACCTGGTGCTCGGCAACGCCTTCACCGCCCTGGCCACCCCGGCGCAGGCCGCCCAGGCCCTCGCCCTGGCCACCGCGCCCTCCCCGGCCGCCTCCGCCCACTGCTGA
- a CDS encoding type II toxin-antitoxin system VapB family antitoxin: MIFKRIGNARPYPDHGRVSTRQWADVAPRPVRLDQLVTTKGQLDLETLLAEDSTFYGDLFAHVVKWQGDLYLEDGLHRAVRAALQQRQVLHARVLEMD, encoded by the coding sequence GTGATCTTCAAGCGTATTGGTAACGCGCGGCCCTACCCGGATCACGGCCGGGTCAGCACCCGTCAGTGGGCGGACGTGGCCCCCCGTCCCGTGCGCCTGGACCAACTCGTCACCACCAAGGGCCAACTCGACCTGGAGACCCTGCTCGCCGAGGACTCCACCTTCTACGGCGACCTCTTCGCGCACGTGGTGAAGTGGCAGGGCGACCTCTACCTGGAGGACGGGCTGCACCGCGCCGTCCGCGCGGCCCTGCAGCAGCGTCAGGTGCTGCACGCCCGCGTGCTGGAGATGGACTGA